One Microvirga lotononidis genomic window carries:
- a CDS encoding bifunctional diguanylate cyclase/phosphodiesterase produces the protein MIAEDLLSSILESSIDWIEVLDPDARLLLMNRAGLRAMDITSPRVLVGQSWVHCWAQPGQEAARRAVQDALAGRAGRFQGSRATVNGTPRRWDVVLTLVRAFGGRPDRLLSIARDVTGQVDLAQELSRTGRRHRALAEASAAIIWRVTPDGCSLEGEGWDAFCGVAVEKGQRGWWLQLVHPADRERVSAAWHAALRDGEPYACEFRVRHVGGAYRWVADRGVPLRDEDGIIEEWVGTISDIHERKQAEEALRDSEERLRLALETTSTGIWDADLVTGGRQWTPETRRILGISAEAPVTRDSFLDCVHPDHRAEVESTFFVDWPAEGPGYSGTYRIIRADNGEERWVAATGRTLLDENERPVRKIGTLQDITPHKRAEEALKASEERLRLALHAGRMVAWERDLATEHVTRSPNALGLLGLGSGPFPDFLERVHPEDRPQAEALIRQADDEAPETVEFRYKLPGGGTLCLGARAERVGPNRLIGITFDITDRKIAEEQAWRSSNHDPLTGLPNRALFQQRLEQALGCAGHSGTNASLLLIDLDHFQAINDTLGHDAGDALLKETAARLSAMIRACDTVARFAGDQFMVLIVEPLTLEHAVRFAQCVTETLRQPFSYAGRRLTGRASIGIAAFPDHASRSTELMQDAEFALRHAKEQGRDRAVTYSPALRLASEQRVGLGRDVHAALARDEFIPHYQPKVCLATGSIVGFEALARWHHPTQGLLTPGYFGTAFADPELATAIGRQINAKVASDMRGWLDAGLPFGRVAVNLSPSAFNEPGLADELLMILEHTGVPARHFEVEVTETVFLGRSSDHASSILMQLHQQGVRIALDDFGTGYASLTHLKQFPVDHVKIDQSFVRELERDEGDEAIVSAIIGLCRKLSIEVTAEGVETPGQAQRLRGLGCHRAQGYLYAKPVACTQVPSLLTSWKAKEAI, from the coding sequence GTGATCGCCGAAGATTTGCTCAGCAGCATTCTTGAAAGCAGCATCGACTGGATCGAAGTGCTCGATCCGGATGCCCGTCTGCTCCTGATGAACAGGGCTGGTCTTCGGGCGATGGACATTACAAGTCCTCGGGTCCTTGTCGGCCAATCCTGGGTCCACTGCTGGGCTCAACCGGGCCAGGAGGCAGCGCGTCGAGCTGTCCAGGATGCCCTGGCAGGGCGAGCCGGACGGTTCCAGGGATCCCGCGCCACGGTCAACGGAACACCTAGACGGTGGGATGTCGTCCTCACCCTGGTACGAGCGTTCGGCGGTCGCCCGGACCGCCTGCTGTCAATCGCACGCGACGTGACAGGACAGGTCGACCTCGCGCAGGAACTCAGCAGGACCGGGCGGCGGCACAGAGCCCTGGCGGAGGCGAGCGCGGCCATCATCTGGCGGGTCACCCCGGACGGTTGCTCCCTCGAAGGCGAAGGCTGGGACGCCTTCTGCGGCGTGGCCGTGGAAAAGGGCCAACGCGGCTGGTGGCTGCAATTGGTCCATCCGGCCGACCGCGAGCGTGTGTCGGCCGCCTGGCATGCGGCCCTGCGCGACGGGGAGCCTTATGCCTGCGAGTTCCGCGTTCGCCATGTCGGCGGCGCGTACCGGTGGGTCGCTGATCGCGGTGTGCCTCTCAGGGACGAGGACGGGATCATCGAGGAATGGGTCGGCACGATCTCCGACATTCACGAGCGCAAGCAAGCCGAGGAGGCGCTTCGGGACAGCGAGGAGCGCCTGCGACTTGCCCTTGAGACGACGTCAACCGGAATTTGGGACGCCGATCTCGTCACCGGCGGCCGACAATGGACGCCCGAGACACGGCGCATCCTCGGCATCTCGGCCGAGGCGCCGGTGACACGCGACAGTTTCCTCGACTGCGTTCACCCGGATCATCGAGCCGAGGTGGAGAGCACGTTCTTTGTCGACTGGCCGGCCGAAGGCCCAGGCTACAGCGGCACCTACCGCATCATCCGCGCGGACAACGGCGAGGAGCGGTGGGTGGCCGCCACTGGTCGAACGCTGCTCGACGAGAACGAGCGGCCGGTGCGCAAGATCGGTACGCTCCAGGACATCACCCCACACAAGCGGGCGGAGGAGGCTCTCAAGGCCAGCGAGGAGCGTCTGCGCCTCGCCCTGCATGCCGGGCGCATGGTGGCCTGGGAGCGTGATCTTGCAACCGAGCATGTCACTCGGTCCCCCAATGCACTTGGGTTGCTCGGCCTCGGGTCGGGCCCGTTCCCGGACTTCCTCGAGCGGGTTCACCCTGAAGATCGACCACAGGCCGAAGCACTCATCCGCCAAGCGGACGATGAAGCACCTGAGACCGTCGAGTTCCGCTACAAGCTGCCGGGGGGAGGAACGCTGTGCCTGGGTGCCCGCGCCGAAAGGGTCGGACCCAATCGTCTGATCGGCATCACGTTCGACATTACGGATCGTAAGATCGCCGAGGAACAGGCGTGGCGGTCCTCGAACCACGATCCTCTCACGGGTCTTCCCAACCGCGCCCTGTTCCAGCAGCGGCTGGAGCAGGCTCTCGGATGCGCCGGCCATAGCGGTACAAATGCGAGTCTTCTGCTGATCGACCTGGACCACTTTCAGGCGATCAACGACACCCTGGGCCATGATGCAGGCGATGCCCTGCTGAAGGAAACCGCAGCCCGCTTGTCGGCGATGATCCGCGCCTGCGATACCGTCGCGCGATTTGCCGGGGACCAGTTCATGGTGCTGATCGTGGAACCGCTGACGCTGGAGCATGCGGTTCGTTTTGCTCAATGCGTTACGGAGACCTTGCGCCAGCCCTTCTCCTACGCCGGGCGGCGGCTGACGGGCCGCGCGAGCATTGGGATTGCGGCCTTTCCCGATCATGCGTCCCGGTCAACGGAATTGATGCAGGATGCCGAGTTTGCCCTGCGCCATGCCAAGGAGCAGGGTCGGGATCGTGCTGTAACCTATTCACCCGCGCTGCGCCTCGCCAGCGAGCAGCGGGTTGGTCTCGGGCGAGATGTACACGCGGCCCTCGCCAGGGATGAGTTCATTCCGCATTACCAGCCGAAAGTGTGTCTCGCGACAGGGAGCATTGTCGGGTTCGAGGCCTTGGCCCGGTGGCACCATCCAACACAAGGGCTTCTAACGCCGGGGTACTTCGGAACTGCTTTTGCCGATCCCGAACTGGCGACCGCGATCGGGCGACAGATTAACGCCAAGGTCGCGTCAGATATGCGGGGCTGGCTCGATGCGGGTCTCCCCTTCGGTCGTGTGGCGGTCAACCTGTCGCCATCGGCCTTCAATGAACCGGGGCTTGCCGATGAGCTCCTCATGATTTTGGAGCACACGGGTGTTCCGGCACGACACTTCGAGGTCGAGGTGACCGAGACCGTTTTTCTCGGTAGAAGCTCGGACCATGCCTCATCCATCCTGATGCAGCTTCATCAGCAGGGTGTCCGGATCGCGCTGGATGATTTTGGAACCGGCTATGCCTCCCTGACGCATCTCAAGCAGTTTCCCGTCGATCATGTGAAGATCGATCAGAGCTTTGTCCGGGAACTGGAGCGGGACGAGGGTGACGAGGCCATCGTTTCGGCCATTATCGGACTATGCCGGAAGCTCAGCATCGAAGTGACAGCCGAGGGGGTGGAGACCCCGGGCCAAGCCCAGCGCCTCCGCGGGTTGGGCTGCCACCGTGCACAGGGCTATCTCTATGCAAAGCCCGTCGCCTGCACACAGGTGCCGTCGCTCCTGACAAGCTGGAAGGCAAAGGAAGCCATTTAG
- a CDS encoding DUF6894 family protein has protein sequence MRCYFHLVSSHEELIDDEGIEVTDLESAKVQALAAVSELQREYGGIIEDWNGWHLHIVCPEGTLLYSFPLAKTLH, from the coding sequence ATGCGTTGCTATTTCCACCTCGTGAGCAGCCATGAGGAGTTGATCGACGATGAGGGCATCGAGGTCACGGACCTTGAGAGCGCCAAGGTTCAGGCTCTGGCAGCCGTTAGCGAGTTACAGCGGGAGTACGGTGGAATTATTGAGGATTGGAATGGATGGCATCTCCACATCGTCTGCCCGGAGGGGACTCTTCTCTATTCCTTCCCTCTGGCGAAGACGTTGCATTGA
- a CDS encoding transglutaminase-like cysteine peptidase: MMSISRGLAGGLALTLAMAVHAVPVAAKPTAHFILTPERMAELRQINSHVNNTIVEVSDMEQYGREDVWTLPTSGKGDCEDFALLKRKLLVQRGWPASALSISVGTTSSGEPHAVLVVTTGSGEYVLDNLTSSILPPAQTGHTFLSRQSGRGWVSASGARTSEPTVDLPVARSLPVAQTGFRQPRG, translated from the coding sequence ATGATGTCGATCTCTCGCGGCTTGGCCGGTGGCCTTGCACTCACTCTGGCGATGGCTGTTCATGCCGTTCCGGTCGCGGCCAAGCCTACGGCTCATTTCATTCTTACGCCCGAGCGGATGGCCGAGCTGCGGCAGATCAACAGCCATGTGAACAACACCATCGTCGAAGTGTCCGACATGGAGCAGTACGGGCGCGAGGACGTCTGGACATTGCCGACGAGTGGCAAGGGGGATTGTGAAGATTTCGCGCTACTGAAGCGCAAGCTGCTCGTGCAGCGTGGCTGGCCAGCCTCGGCGCTGTCGATCTCGGTCGGCACGACCTCATCCGGTGAGCCGCATGCGGTGCTGGTCGTGACAACGGGCAGCGGCGAGTACGTCCTCGACAACCTGACCTCGTCCATCCTGCCGCCAGCCCAGACAGGCCACACGTTCCTTTCACGCCAATCAGGGCGTGGGTGGGTTTCGGCGTCGGGCGCAAGAACCAGCGAGCCGACGGTGGACCTGCCTGTCGCCCGCAGCCTGCCCGTGGCGCAGACCGGGTTCCGCCAGCCGCGCGGCTGA
- a CDS encoding response regulator, translating into MSLSEPRMVVLIVEDEPLVRMFMADFLDEAGFKVLEAVDADEALTVLKARPDIQAIVSDVEMPRGSMNGFELARAVHEQWPGIGMVITSGRKRPGPDELPEAVAFLSKPYLPDTVIEVIRQMALPQVVEPQMANRA; encoded by the coding sequence ATGTCCCTTTCCGAACCCCGCATGGTCGTCCTTATCGTTGAAGATGAACCTCTGGTCCGGATGTTCATGGCTGATTTCCTCGACGAGGCGGGGTTCAAGGTCCTTGAGGCCGTGGACGCGGACGAGGCCCTGACCGTCCTCAAGGCCCGCCCCGATATTCAGGCCATTGTCAGCGATGTCGAGATGCCGCGAGGCTCGATGAATGGCTTTGAACTCGCCCGAGCCGTCCACGAGCAATGGCCAGGAATTGGAATGGTCATCACCTCCGGACGGAAGCGGCCTGGCCCTGATGAACTACCTGAGGCCGTGGCGTTCCTTTCCAAGCCGTATCTGCCCGATACGGTCATCGAGGTGATCCGTCAGATGGCGCTGCCGCAGGTGGTTGAACCACAGATGGCCAACAGAGCCTGA